Proteins from a single region of Thermosipho japonicus:
- a CDS encoding DNA polymerase III subunit alpha, which translates to MLCDTNFHATIKFIEICKSYGIKPIISFKHNNKVFYAKNTYELYELFEAYNKNDFSKINLNYIPLDDIYFAYYLPGQRYLYEIFSKFLGCNPVEKGVLKKIYCNLQVSDYNIKSDQVLPKANKNFLEFRNVKNPIYKKRIEKEVSIIKEKNFVDYFYTVYKIINIAKKNNIKIGPGRGSAVGSLVSYFLRITSIDPIKYDLLFERFLNKGRNEPPDIDLDVEDTKRKLLIEKIREEFKYVYYITTFSSIGEKTLKKIAYENKISSDKIKYLLNLPIHKSVHAAGIIISKEKINAPIKEQTIEWDMESLNKIGYIKFDLLGLKTLTILSELEKKFGAPRLNDQKTFHLISKGFTNGIFQLDSNIGKKVIRTIKPRNIKELSIALSLNRPGPLKAGIDKKYANSKIENSSQKLDVLKDTNGVLIFQEQIMKIATDYADFSEEEADVFRKAVSKKDKQIMKPLLKKLKEGLLKKLNPNTVNELIETIIEFSEYAFNKSHAIAYAHITYYLSYFKTHFPKQFYKTILKYDSSKSEKLILELHSRGFKVIPPNLTQNELENLENNIFEIPITLISGINEKTGLQIIKNKPYDSLQNFLHKNSNINYSVIESLIKIGSFDYLSDSRRALLVQLKELRTGINTKMLEISSSLFGKKFSNEYKTEKRWERCDMEYTTVGFCISKPVEKFENKLSPLSLALSRNQKIASHVSVIGGYATDGISTIKLNVPDGEYTIIPEKDFLIFQGRRKILYEIEKLNSKEDIEKGNEFEYVSLKEKRIKIKNARPVLDEYIIFVEGEKNVY; encoded by the coding sequence ATGCTTTGCGATACTAATTTTCATGCTACTATTAAATTTATTGAAATATGTAAAAGCTATGGTATAAAACCTATTATTTCATTTAAGCATAATAATAAAGTATTTTATGCAAAAAATACATATGAATTATACGAGCTGTTTGAAGCATATAACAAAAATGATTTTTCAAAAATAAACCTAAATTACATCCCTTTAGATGACATATATTTTGCTTATTATCTTCCAGGTCAAAGGTATTTATACGAGATTTTTTCAAAATTTTTAGGTTGTAATCCTGTAGAAAAAGGAGTTTTAAAAAAGATTTACTGTAACCTACAAGTATCAGATTACAACATAAAATCAGATCAAGTACTTCCGAAGGCAAACAAAAACTTTCTTGAATTTAGAAATGTTAAGAATCCCATCTACAAAAAAAGAATAGAAAAAGAAGTCTCAATAATAAAAGAAAAAAATTTTGTTGATTACTTTTATACAGTTTATAAAATTATTAATATAGCGAAAAAGAATAATATAAAAATTGGACCTGGACGTGGAAGTGCCGTTGGTTCATTAGTTTCATATTTTCTTAGAATAACAAGCATAGATCCCATTAAATATGATCTACTGTTTGAAAGGTTTTTAAATAAAGGTAGGAATGAACCACCTGATATTGATTTAGATGTGGAAGATACAAAAAGAAAGTTATTAATTGAAAAGATTAGGGAAGAATTTAAATATGTATATTACATTACAACATTTTCAAGTATTGGAGAAAAAACTTTAAAAAAAATTGCGTATGAGAATAAAATTTCATCGGACAAAATCAAATATCTTTTAAACCTTCCAATACATAAAAGTGTTCATGCTGCTGGAATAATCATCTCCAAAGAAAAGATTAATGCTCCTATAAAAGAACAAACAATAGAATGGGATATGGAATCACTTAATAAAATTGGATATATTAAATTTGATCTACTTGGTTTGAAAACTCTTACTATTTTATCAGAACTTGAGAAAAAATTTGGAGCTCCAAGGTTAAATGATCAAAAAACGTTCCATTTAATCTCAAAAGGTTTTACGAACGGTATATTCCAACTTGATAGCAATATAGGAAAAAAGGTTATTAGAACCATAAAACCTAGAAATATAAAAGAATTGTCTATAGCTTTGTCTTTAAATAGACCTGGTCCTTTAAAGGCTGGAATAGATAAAAAATATGCCAATTCAAAAATTGAAAATAGCTCACAGAAATTAGATGTTCTCAAAGATACTAATGGTGTACTAATATTCCAAGAACAAATAATGAAAATAGCTACTGATTATGCAGATTTTTCAGAAGAAGAAGCAGATGTTTTTAGAAAGGCGGTTTCCAAAAAAGACAAGCAAATTATGAAACCTCTCTTAAAAAAATTAAAAGAGGGACTGTTGAAAAAGCTTAATCCAAATACTGTAAATGAATTGATAGAGACTATAATAGAATTTTCAGAATATGCTTTTAACAAATCTCATGCAATTGCTTATGCTCATATAACATACTATCTATCATATTTTAAAACTCATTTTCCAAAACAGTTTTACAAAACAATTTTAAAATATGATTCTTCAAAATCTGAAAAATTGATTTTAGAACTTCATTCAAGGGGATTTAAAGTTATTCCACCAAACCTTACTCAAAACGAATTAGAAAATTTAGAAAATAATATTTTCGAAATTCCTATAACCTTAATTTCTGGAATTAATGAAAAAACTGGGTTGCAAATCATCAAAAACAAACCTTACGATTCATTACAAAATTTCTTGCACAAAAATTCGAACATCAATTATTCAGTTATAGAGTCGCTTATAAAAATTGGAAGCTTTGATTACCTATCAGATAGCAGACGAGCACTTCTTGTTCAGTTAAAAGAATTAAGAACCGGAATTAATACAAAAATGTTAGAAATATCTAGTTCACTCTTTGGGAAAAAGTTTTCCAACGAATACAAAACAGAAAAAAGATGGGAACGATGCGACATGGAATATACAACTGTAGGATTTTGTATTTCAAAACCTGTAGAAAAGTTCGAAAACAAATTGTCTCCTCTTTCTTTAGCATTATCTCGAAATCAAAAAATCGCATCCCATGTTTCAGTAATTGGCGGATATGCAACAGATGGAATTTCTACTATAAAATTAAACGTACCTGATGGTGAATATACGATTATACCCGAGAAAGATTTTTTAATCTTTCAAGGTCGAAGAAAAATTTTGTACGAAATTGAAAAACTAAATTCTAAAGAAGATATTGAAAAGGGCAATGAATTTGAATATGTTTCACTTAAAGAAAAAAGAATAAAAATAAAAAATGCAAGACCTGTTTTAGATGAATATATAATCTTCGTAGAAGGTGAAAAAAATGTTTATTAA
- the rpe gene encoding ribulose-phosphate 3-epimerase has protein sequence MVKLSGSILAANLSNLESEIKRIEKFIDEIHFDTMDGHFVPNLTFGYPLIEAVKNCTNLPIDVHLMVTNPEFHVEKLKEYDIQRITVHLETTYHIHRLISRIKEYGFEAFVALNPGTPLYLIEEIIPFLDGVLVMSVNPGFSGQKFIAKSIEKIKTLKNWKEKYGLNFSIAVDGGINETNADVVSSAGADILVMGYGIFKNNNLEQFSKLLKK, from the coding sequence ATGGTTAAGTTAAGTGGGTCAATACTTGCTGCAAACTTATCAAATCTTGAAAGTGAAATTAAAAGAATTGAAAAATTCATTGACGAAATTCACTTTGACACTATGGATGGACATTTTGTTCCCAACTTAACATTTGGCTATCCCTTAATAGAAGCTGTTAAAAACTGCACCAATCTACCTATAGATGTTCATCTTATGGTAACAAACCCTGAATTTCATGTTGAGAAACTAAAAGAGTATGATATTCAAAGAATTACTGTTCATTTAGAAACTACATATCATATACACAGATTGATATCAAGAATTAAAGAATACGGTTTTGAAGCATTTGTTGCATTAAACCCCGGTACACCTTTATACTTGATTGAAGAAATTATACCTTTTTTAGACGGTGTGCTAGTAATGAGTGTAAACCCAGGATTTTCAGGTCAAAAATTTATTGCAAAGTCAATTGAAAAAATAAAAACACTAAAAAATTGGAAAGAAAAATATGGCTTAAACTTTTCAATTGCAGTTGACGGTGGGATTAATGAAACCAATGCTGATGTTGTTTCTTCAGCTGGTGCAGACATACTTGTAATGGGATATGGTATTTTTAAAAATAACAATTTAGAGCAGTTTAGTAAACTTTTGAAAAAATGA
- a CDS encoding purine-nucleoside phosphorylase produces MNEKIKETVEFIKNQIRILPDIGLILGSGLGFLADKIENSSEISYKDIPNFPYSTVPGHEGKLVFGNLSGKNVVVLKGRFHLYEGWNPETIKFVIYTLRELGVKKLLITNAAGGINRDFEPGDVVLIKDIINFQFRNPLRGPNNEYFGPRFPDMSSVVDFEWYEKVKKEFPNLKEGVYMAVLGPSYETPAEIRAFKRLGADLVGMSTVPEIIAAKHCGIKTLSFSCVTNMAAGILDVPLSHKEVVEVANRVKDTFSKIILKTLEVL; encoded by the coding sequence TTGAATGAAAAAATAAAAGAAACTGTTGAATTTATAAAAAATCAAATAAGAATTTTACCTGATATTGGATTAATATTAGGTTCAGGATTGGGATTTTTAGCTGATAAAATTGAAAATTCCTCAGAAATATCGTATAAGGACATCCCTAATTTCCCGTATTCTACCGTTCCTGGTCATGAAGGAAAATTAGTATTTGGTAATTTGTCAGGTAAAAATGTTGTAGTTTTAAAAGGAAGATTTCATTTATACGAAGGTTGGAATCCTGAAACAATAAAGTTTGTAATTTATACATTAAGAGAATTGGGTGTTAAGAAATTACTTATTACTAATGCGGCAGGTGGAATAAATAGAGATTTTGAGCCTGGAGATGTTGTATTAATAAAAGATATAATCAATTTTCAATTTAGAAATCCTTTAAGAGGTCCAAATAATGAATATTTTGGACCGAGATTTCCTGATATGTCCAGTGTAGTTGATTTTGAATGGTATGAAAAGGTCAAGAAAGAGTTTCCTAACTTAAAAGAAGGTGTCTATATGGCAGTTTTAGGTCCAAGCTATGAAACTCCTGCCGAAATTAGAGCATTTAAAAGATTAGGTGCGGATTTAGTTGGGATGTCAACTGTTCCTGAAATTATTGCTGCAAAGCATTGTGGTATTAAAACATTGTCTTTTTCATGTGTAACTAATATGGCTGCTGGAATTTTGGATGTACCTTTATCTCATAAAGAGGTTGTTGAAGTTGCAAATAGGGTTAAAGATACATTTTCAAAGATTATTTTAAAAACTCTGGAGGTGCTCTAA
- a CDS encoding DHH family phosphoesterase — translation MVANNFLNIVANLKQANKVLVLGHIMPDGDDISSVLSLTLGLKKLGKEVIPAIDWKIPSYLSEIDEVSLIRSFEEVDIKNFAPDIIAIVDASSPDRVGRFSQYLNDYNVLVIDHHATNTLFGNINWVDPTFGATAQMILRINRELEVDYDERLALINLLGIETDTGFFRYSNADERVFKDAAALISLGAKPDVIARMILENKRLEQFKLLSRMIEKLKIESEGLLAYSYLSKEDYEELNCTDEDSGGFVSEIRSIKGVEVAIFFYEYTEGEVHISFRSKEWFDVGKVALLIGGGGHPRAAGASVKGKIEDIVNEVVELTISEIKNQKP, via the coding sequence TTGGTAGCAAATAATTTTTTAAATATAGTTGCAAATTTGAAACAAGCTAATAAAGTTTTGGTTTTAGGTCATATTATGCCTGATGGTGATGATATAAGTTCAGTATTATCTTTAACGCTTGGTTTGAAAAAGCTTGGTAAAGAAGTTATTCCAGCTATTGATTGGAAAATACCATCTTACCTTAGTGAAATAGATGAAGTTTCACTTATAAGATCTTTTGAAGAAGTAGATATAAAAAATTTTGCACCGGATATTATTGCTATAGTAGATGCGTCAAGTCCAGACAGAGTTGGGCGTTTTTCACAATATTTGAATGATTATAATGTTTTAGTAATAGATCATCATGCAACTAATACATTGTTTGGAAATATTAATTGGGTAGATCCAACGTTTGGTGCTACAGCTCAAATGATATTAAGAATAAACAGAGAATTAGAAGTAGACTATGATGAAAGACTTGCTTTGATAAATTTACTTGGAATTGAGACAGATACTGGCTTTTTCAGGTATTCTAATGCTGATGAAAGAGTTTTTAAGGATGCGGCAGCTTTAATTTCTCTTGGTGCAAAGCCAGATGTGATTGCTAGAATGATTTTAGAAAATAAAAGGTTAGAACAATTTAAGCTTTTATCAAGAATGATAGAAAAACTTAAAATAGAATCTGAAGGGCTTTTAGCTTATTCTTATTTAAGTAAAGAAGATTATGAAGAGTTAAATTGTACAGATGAAGATAGTGGAGGATTTGTAAGCGAGATACGTTCAATAAAAGGTGTTGAAGTTGCAATATTTTTTTATGAGTATACTGAAGGTGAAGTCCATATCAGTTTTAGGTCGAAAGAATGGTTTGATGTAGGTAAAGTTGCGCTGTTAATTGGTGGAGGGGGTCATCCTAGGGCTGCTGGAGCTTCAGTTAAAGGAAAAATAGAGGATATAGTGAATGAGGTTGTTGAACTGACTATATCTGAAATTAAAAATCAAAAACCATGA
- a CDS encoding GGDEF domain-containing protein, with protein MKIVKFFRKTYNGDEFLIEEDGKLKRIKKISKEIVSNFRDFSIFLNLISYVDEFLKPERFFVEEDFYTVVFPYYGENEVNIEKLSIDSKELIAYKMLNIAQQVFHIPNLSFPVFSYDDILLNENDVIIQPPVWLSKNIVPPKNPRTFIAPEFEKEFKFNDRSVVYVFGKALEGLDLENEFFSSIIPNMVKEELNERTIHFVAPSLYQSFVNDEFVIPIIERPELYKILELVNKKSYKFIGVVGDQRLGKTTLLNMLQDRLQMEGKIVLRPTSITQLVNQLLQVAAGKVADEVLEELFYVIKNGGKIDVIVPLVGEVIDSIGDLFILVDDYHEKFDNFKAFLKELISLNFVNKHQIIAFSTEVFDEFEFIINVDRFSKDDIKKILEKSFVKINGIDILTDFLFKISSGYPGILVEVLKLLVEKKILVKNIEKKVWECDFDRLSHTNIEQVYDIIKNLDRDLFSKAKNIAILGQKFTNEELELLENVCDISFQDLVKLLESKGFLYREYNVWRFTLRQYWEKFYEKIENKEYLHKKLIENYSKMTFFGVYQKIAWHYKMLNQENKAVIYYIKSIRRGLEEYYSPNLLLFLIDETEKLIPENKILYTLLRFKLEVYQRTFKEVDFEIPDKKIFEFLKILKMQINLQYDILKKYFEEDEERLNGFGVIGSYRRKLVYYQTLYTLEEYEKINLGVLQKICDIPCTTTFVCSLKIGALRLLGNFYLQRNRILSDFYFERAKNIAKKNRIYHLLSIVYKDLSSNISNMIISNNLLDKSIQYAEKAGLSNIAILSMLDKIRIMLYMGQIDKFFIELNKIRKIAKLKNLKPELASTYSLEVLFHIYNREFEEGYNDLQSFKKIIDNVSIRGTFLRALIMLYLFSERFSEAKKLYRNVKDGSIFRQYGFDYFLKLAFAESLDEFERVWKEYRDSEIFLWREEIYALLGDKITKVDPDGFLEQLNFLEREYSSQGLKLSLALLYEGYAKYYKVIGKSYKHQIYMSKVYSLYKEMGFTNYLKMIEKRNDFLKPFFEKSLNISKFIDSENISKSLKSYFEKANLSINLLEELKAIEEIEDPQSLLNYFAGKIVQYLPVTDVYIFVEDRQIEKKYKFSNTDDILKEDGIFSDPLKIKISDKVDKYLHYEIYVSNPLLSVTQENLYNILDFLEIIEYGFVTSLKSSILKLRSFLDPLTKLYTRYYFIEKLSQMFRRASKFNEKLSVVMCDLDHFKKINDTYGHLIGDKVLKKIAQILRKNVRLTDVIGRYGGEEFIIFLPYSSSKQAYEIAERIRKKIEKLDEFPFKVTMSFGIASYPETKVNSSDELIHYADDALYRAKETGRNKVVVFNER; from the coding sequence ATGAAAATAGTAAAGTTTTTTAGAAAAACTTATAACGGAGACGAGTTTTTAATTGAAGAAGATGGTAAATTAAAAAGGATTAAGAAGATAAGTAAGGAAATAGTTAGTAATTTTAGAGATTTTTCAATATTTTTGAATTTAATTTCTTATGTGGATGAGTTTTTAAAACCTGAGAGATTTTTTGTAGAAGAAGATTTTTATACAGTAGTATTTCCATATTATGGAGAAAATGAAGTAAATATTGAGAAACTTTCTATAGATTCAAAAGAGCTAATTGCTTACAAAATGTTGAATATTGCTCAACAAGTTTTTCATATTCCAAATCTTTCATTTCCAGTTTTTTCATATGATGACATATTATTGAACGAAAATGATGTTATTATTCAGCCTCCTGTTTGGTTGAGTAAAAATATTGTTCCCCCAAAAAACCCTAGAACATTTATAGCACCAGAGTTTGAAAAAGAGTTTAAATTTAATGATAGATCAGTAGTGTATGTGTTTGGTAAAGCTCTAGAAGGTTTAGATTTGGAAAACGAATTTTTTAGTTCAATTATTCCAAATATGGTAAAAGAAGAATTAAATGAGAGAACAATACATTTTGTTGCACCATCTCTCTACCAGAGTTTTGTAAATGACGAATTTGTTATACCAATAATTGAAAGGCCTGAGTTGTATAAAATACTGGAGTTAGTAAATAAAAAGAGTTATAAATTTATTGGAGTTGTTGGAGATCAAAGATTAGGAAAAACCACACTTTTAAATATGCTACAAGATAGACTTCAAATGGAAGGAAAGATAGTTTTAAGGCCGACTAGTATTACTCAATTGGTTAATCAATTACTACAAGTTGCTGCAGGGAAAGTAGCTGATGAGGTTCTTGAAGAGCTTTTTTACGTGATAAAAAATGGTGGAAAAATAGATGTTATTGTTCCTCTTGTTGGAGAAGTTATTGATAGTATAGGAGATTTGTTTATTTTAGTTGATGATTATCATGAAAAATTTGATAATTTTAAAGCGTTTTTGAAAGAACTTATATCACTTAATTTTGTTAATAAACATCAAATTATAGCGTTTTCTACTGAGGTATTTGATGAATTTGAATTTATTATTAATGTAGATAGATTTTCGAAAGATGATATAAAAAAAATTCTTGAAAAATCGTTTGTTAAAATAAATGGTATAGATATTCTAACTGATTTTTTGTTTAAGATTAGTTCTGGATATCCAGGTATATTGGTTGAAGTGCTAAAATTGCTTGTAGAGAAAAAGATATTGGTAAAAAATATAGAAAAGAAAGTTTGGGAATGCGATTTTGATAGATTATCGCATACTAACATTGAACAAGTGTATGATATTATCAAAAATTTAGATAGAGATCTATTTTCTAAAGCTAAAAATATTGCAATTTTAGGTCAAAAATTTACAAATGAAGAGTTAGAATTGCTTGAAAACGTATGTGATATTTCTTTTCAAGATTTGGTTAAATTACTTGAGAGCAAGGGGTTTTTATATAGAGAGTATAATGTCTGGAGATTTACATTAAGACAGTATTGGGAAAAATTTTATGAGAAAATAGAAAACAAGGAATATTTACATAAAAAGTTAATTGAAAATTATTCAAAAATGACGTTTTTTGGTGTTTATCAAAAAATTGCTTGGCATTACAAAATGTTAAATCAAGAAAATAAAGCTGTCATATATTATATAAAGTCGATCAGAAGAGGATTAGAGGAATATTATTCGCCTAATTTATTATTATTTCTTATAGATGAAACAGAAAAACTGATACCTGAAAATAAAATTTTATACACTTTACTTAGGTTTAAACTTGAAGTTTATCAAAGAACGTTTAAAGAAGTAGATTTTGAAATACCTGATAAGAAGATTTTTGAATTTTTAAAAATTTTAAAAATGCAAATAAATTTACAATATGATATTTTAAAAAAGTACTTTGAAGAAGACGAGGAAAGATTAAATGGATTTGGAGTTATAGGAAGTTATAGGAGAAAGTTGGTATATTATCAAACTTTATATACACTTGAAGAATATGAGAAAATAAATTTAGGAGTATTGCAGAAAATTTGTGATATTCCATGTACTACTACATTTGTTTGCAGCTTGAAAATAGGAGCTTTACGTTTACTTGGTAATTTCTATTTACAAAGAAATAGAATATTATCTGATTTTTATTTTGAAAGGGCAAAAAATATAGCAAAAAAGAATAGAATATATCATCTTCTTTCGATTGTTTATAAAGATCTATCGTCTAACATATCAAATATGATAATATCAAATAATTTATTAGATAAATCAATTCAATATGCGGAAAAAGCAGGGCTTTCAAACATTGCTATCTTGTCGATGTTGGATAAAATAAGAATAATGTTATATATGGGACAAATTGATAAATTTTTTATAGAATTAAATAAAATTAGAAAAATAGCCAAACTTAAGAATTTAAAACCAGAGCTTGCTTCAACATATAGCCTTGAAGTTTTGTTCCACATTTATAATAGAGAATTTGAAGAAGGATATAATGATCTTCAAAGTTTTAAAAAGATAATTGATAATGTTAGCATAAGAGGAACATTTCTTAGAGCTTTAATAATGCTTTATTTATTTTCTGAAAGATTTTCGGAAGCAAAGAAATTGTATAGAAATGTTAAAGATGGGAGCATTTTTAGACAATATGGATTTGATTACTTTTTAAAGCTTGCTTTTGCAGAAAGTTTGGATGAATTTGAAAGGGTTTGGAAAGAATATAGAGATTCTGAGATTTTTCTGTGGCGTGAGGAAATTTATGCGCTATTAGGTGACAAAATTACCAAAGTTGATCCAGATGGTTTTTTAGAACAGCTAAATTTTTTGGAAAGAGAATATTCAAGTCAAGGTTTAAAACTGTCTCTTGCATTATTGTATGAAGGATATGCAAAATATTATAAGGTAATTGGTAAGAGTTATAAACATCAAATATATATGTCAAAGGTTTACTCTTTATACAAAGAAATGGGATTTACAAATTACTTAAAAATGATTGAAAAGAGAAATGATTTTTTGAAGCCATTTTTTGAAAAATCTTTAAATATTTCTAAATTTATAGATTCCGAAAATATTTCTAAGAGTTTGAAGAGTTACTTTGAAAAAGCAAACCTTTCAATTAATCTTTTAGAAGAATTAAAAGCAATTGAGGAAATTGAGGATCCGCAAAGTTTATTAAACTATTTTGCAGGGAAAATAGTTCAATACTTACCAGTTACTGATGTTTATATTTTTGTTGAGGATAGACAAATTGAGAAGAAATACAAATTTTCAAATACAGATGATATCTTAAAAGAAGATGGGATTTTCTCAGATCCTTTAAAAATAAAAATTTCAGATAAAGTTGATAAATACTTACATTATGAAATTTATGTCTCAAATCCATTATTGTCTGTTACACAGGAAAATTTATATAACATTTTAGATTTTCTTGAAATTATTGAATACGGTTTTGTAACTTCATTAAAATCTTCAATTTTAAAGTTAAGAAGTTTTCTTGATCCTCTTACAAAATTATATACAAGATATTATTTTATTGAAAAATTATCACAGATGTTTAGAAGAGCAAGTAAATTTAATGAAAAACTTTCAGTTGTTATGTGTGACTTAGATCATTTTAAAAAGATAAATGACACGTATGGTCATTTGATAGGTGATAAAGTTTTGAAAAAAATTGCTCAAATTTTGAGAAAAAACGTAAGACTGACAGATGTTATTGGAAGATATGGAGGAGAAGAATTTATAATATTTTTGCCTTATTCTTCTTCAAAACAAGCATATGAGATTGCTGAAAGGATAAGAAAAAAAATAGAAAAGTTAGATGAATTTCCTTTTAAAGTAACAATGAGTTTTGGTATAGCAAGTTATCCAGAAACTAAGGTTAACAGCTCTGACGAATTAATACATTATGCTGATGATGCATTGTATAGAGCTAAAGAAACTGGAAGGAATAAGGTGGTAGTGTTTAATGAGAGATAA
- the murB gene encoding UDP-N-acetylmuramate dehydrogenase yields the protein MRDKIIEEVLKFGNDVYIDEPMKCHVSFRIGGSVSAFVVSPSIEIFIKTFSFLKDIREVKVLGNGTNVLPKDSKMDFFILSTNRLNKIEILEDKIICESGLNLKSLCNIAAKNGIAGFENLYGIPGSVGGAVYMNAGAYGSEIADLVLYVEAYDGNKIVRFNVNELNFSYRNSLFKEEKDLIILRVVFKKFNDEPDVILEKMREIILKRVEKQPLEFPSAGSVFKRPRKDFYVGSAIEKAGLKGFKIGGAKVSEKHAGFIINYNNATYNDVVNLIKYIKEKIYENYKVNLETEIEIW from the coding sequence ATGAGAGATAAGATTATTGAAGAAGTTTTAAAATTTGGTAATGATGTTTATATTGATGAACCAATGAAATGCCATGTGAGTTTTCGAATTGGAGGCTCTGTAAGTGCTTTTGTTGTTTCACCTTCCATTGAAATATTTATTAAAACTTTTTCATTTTTAAAGGACATTAGAGAAGTTAAAGTTTTAGGAAATGGAACTAATGTTTTACCTAAAGATTCAAAAATGGATTTTTTTATATTATCAACAAATAGATTAAATAAAATTGAAATTTTAGAAGATAAAATTATTTGTGAAAGTGGATTAAATCTTAAGAGTTTGTGTAATATAGCTGCAAAAAATGGGATTGCTGGTTTTGAGAATTTATATGGTATTCCTGGCAGCGTTGGTGGGGCTGTTTATATGAATGCAGGTGCTTATGGTAGTGAGATTGCTGATTTGGTATTATATGTAGAAGCATATGATGGTAATAAAATAGTTCGTTTTAATGTTAATGAATTAAATTTTTCTTATAGGAATAGTTTATTTAAAGAAGAAAAAGATTTAATTATTTTAAGAGTAGTTTTTAAAAAGTTTAATGATGAACCTGATGTAATATTGGAGAAAATGCGTGAGATAATTTTAAAAAGGGTTGAAAAGCAACCATTAGAATTCCCAAGTGCGGGAAGTGTTTTTAAAAGACCTAGAAAAGATTTTTATGTTGGTAGTGCAATTGAAAAAGCTGGTTTGAAAGGTTTTAAGATTGGCGGTGCAAAAGTTTCGGAAAAACATGCAGGATTCATTATTAATTATAATAATGCTACATATAATGATGTTGTAAATTTAATCAAATACATAAAAGAAAAAATTTATGAAAATTATAAAGTCAATTTAGAAACAGAAATAGAAATTTGGTGA